The segment AGGAACTGAAGGTAAAACGGGTGATTGCCCGTGCAAATGATCCTCATCAGCGTATGATCCTCGAAAAGATCGGTGTGAATGAAGTGCTTTCACCGGAAGATGAGGTAGGCCTTGTGGTGGCTGAACGATTGTTAAATCCTAACGTGGTTTCCTTTCTTCAACTGCCGGATGATTATGAGATCGTGGAGATCCGGACACCGAAGGGTATCGCAAACCGTACCCTGGATGATGTGGACCTGCGTAATAAGTATAATTTGAACTTGATCACATTAAAACGGCAGTTCGAAGTAACCAAGGATGACGAGGTCATTATTGAGCAACATGTGATCGGGGTGCCAAAGCCGGAAACAGTTCTGTATGAAACGGATACGATTATTGTTTTCGGCCGTGCCAAGCAAATCGAGCGGTTCATAGAAATCAACCAGTAACCGGCCGGCCGACGGTGGAACCTGCCCCTCGGAATAATTTCGCTTTGAAATACCTGTTTTTGTCCGTAACTTCGGGTAGCATTCACCACTTTACTATTCGTTTGATCCCTGTTTTACCATGTCGTTGATATGGTTCTGCGGGCATTTATAAAATCATGATATGTATTGTATGAGAAAAATATACGCCCTCTTGATACTGATGCTGGGAACCGGTTTGCTTCAATTCTCAATGGCCCAGCAGCCAGGCGTTCAGGAGCCTTGTATTGCAGAAGAAATGAGGCGACTGGAAGAAGCTGCAGATCCGGAGATATCCAAAAGAAGGGCTGCACTCGAAAACTACACCCGACAATTTGTTTCGGAAAGAGAAAATGACCCGGCAGCCAAAACAAGCAATGCTGTGAAGATCATACCGGTTGTGGTTCACATCATTCATGAAGGAGGCACGGAAAACATTTCAGAAGCACAGGTGATTGATGGTATACGCGTTTTGAATGAGGACTTTCGTCGTCTGAATGCCGATGCCAGCAACACGCACAGCGCGTGGCAATCCGTTGCTGCCGATTGCGAGGTAGAATTCCGGCTTGCCCAAAAGGACCCCAATGGAAACTGCACCAATGGAATCACCAGAACCTATTCGGAACTCACCAACGATGCCCGCAATAATGTCAAGGGATTGATCATGTGGCCCAGGGATAAATATATGAATGTATGGCTTGTCAAGACCATCGAAAATACCAGTGGCGGAAGTGGTTTCATTATAGGATTTGCGCAGTTTCCCGGTGGCAATTCTTCTACCGATGGGGTGGTTGTCAGAAACGATTATTGGGGAGCAGTGGGCACAGCCAACCTGACGTACAAAGGCAGAACCGCTTCTCACGAGGTCGGGCACTGGCTTAACCTGAGCCATATCTGGGGAGATTCCAATTGCGGGAATGACTTTGTCTCGGATACACCTACGCATGAAACCTCCAATACCGGTTGTCCGAGCTTTCCACATGTTACTTCCTGCGGCAATGCCCCGGACGGAGAGATGGTCCAGAATTATATGGATTACACCAA is part of the Flavobacteriales bacterium genome and harbors:
- a CDS encoding TrkA family potassium uptake protein — protein: MKANRFAVIGLGQFGTAIARTLAYRGAEVLAIDNNENHVENIQDDVAYAVALDATDKKALKAQNVQDVDAVVVAIGEDFEALLLTTVLLQELKVKRVIARANDPHQRMILEKIGVNEVLSPEDEVGLVVAERLLNPNVVSFLQLPDDYEIVEIRTPKGIANRTLDDVDLRNKYNLNLITLKRQFEVTKDDEVIIEQHVIGVPKPETVLYETDTIIVFGRAKQIERFIEINQ